Sequence from the Ooceraea biroi isolate clonal line C1 chromosome 2, Obir_v5.4, whole genome shotgun sequence genome:
ACAGGAACACCCACTGCATTTCGTAAACTTATAACAGACCTATTTTGATCGTCCTATGTTGAAGTAGATCCTATGTTACAATTATCAGGTGCTGCAATGTTGGACTGAACGCTTGTATTTCTTGGAGTGAAAGTTTCTGCTTGATTCAAATCTCTCGGTGGTTCTTCGATTGTAGGCTGGTTAGGTTCAATATACAGTTCGTCGAATTTGCCAGAGTTAAATGGATATATTCCTGCAGCTTTGAAACCATTAGCAGCTTTTTCAATATTAGCAGTCCTGTTAAATGCTTTCGTAAAAAGGCCAACTATTTCGAACGCTGTTATTGCCTGACCTGGATGATTCATCATATAGGACTCGCACTCTTTGTTATAAGCATTCTTTAAAGGGCTATAGAAAGTCAAGTCTAGAGGCTGCATTCGATGTGACGTATGAGGCGGCAAAGTGAGAAGATGGATGTCATTCTTTCGGCAATAATTATATGCCTCCAGACTTATATGGCTTTCGTGATTGTCTAAAATAAGCAATACAGGAGAATCATTCGATGGCTTGACGAAATTTTTAAAGTGGTACAACCAATCAACAAAAAGTGCTTCAGTGATTCATCCGGAATCTGAGACAGAAGCTATCATGTCACTATTAGCACCATTCATGAGATGTTGATtcattctttttcgtttgaaaataaagaatgatGGTACGTAAACTCCTAAAGCACTAACTGCATTGATCACTGTAGTTGTAGAACCTCTTTCAGCGCTTATACATTTTCCAACTTGCTTCTGTCCTTTCGGAGCAAGGATTTTAGAATTTCTTTGTACATTGGATATGCCTGTTTCATCCACATTATAGATAGAACTGGGCCCGAAATTGTATTTCAACATAAGTTCTCGGAGattagagaaaaatttttctgtttcttctttattgaaaGCTGTAACCCGATTTAATGAAGTAGCTTCTGGACGTCTCAAAGATATATTAGGATGCCTCTTCATAAAATTGTAGTACCAATCCATTCTTGCCATTTTGTTATCTGTGTTAAAGTTATTCTTGATATGATTAACAGCAGCAAAATCATAagcaatttttcttatatgagGAATAGTCAGTCCGTAAAACACGCGGGAACATTCTAGTATATAGTTTTCTAATTCCTCCTCTTGGCTTATATTAAACACAGGTTTAGCTCCTTGTTTTGGCTCCGTAATAGTTTCTTTTTTGAATTGGTCAAATAAAGTACTACGtggtattttaaattttgttcctGCCTGTCGAAATGacagcttcttcttctttataaGTCTAACAGCCTCGACGACTTGTTCGGTGGTATaagttctttctcttttcttaatatattttcgaggCATCtgcgaaaaattttattatgcacACACCGTTTATTCAACTAGCGACAGGGGTAAAACCGGACGTCCGTTAATACCCCAAAGGAACTGTCCGGAATTATCCCAACATGACTTATGCTAAAAAAGAATGGATAAAGCAAATATAACcccaaaattattaaaattatttacatgacATTATTCTTAAATGGCTAGTGattacgtaaaattaataagatttcAATATTACTATTCAAGTTAGCTAAAGCACAGAAAACCGATTAATGCAATTTTACAACAAAATGGttgaaaaaacattttgtgcATTACCGTGTAAAGTGTGCGCGATCTCTCGCTACAGGCACGTGTCGACAACTGTGTACATCGAGTACAATCGCGCGACATGATAACGAGCAGGAAGGGGAACGGAGGAATAGGTTTTTATAGTGTGTCCGTAATTACCCGCTGTCCGTAATCCCCCCACTGTCCCCTATATTGTATTTTGCACATTCCGTTCGATTTGTGCTCATATTATGCAAAACAGTTACagaagatatataaatacgatatGTAGTAAACTGTGGTTACAAATAACTTATCGCTTTCTTTATGTTAAttggaattaaataattacagattattattttcttattcttattcTGTCTTACCTTTGACATAAattggaaaagagaaaagtgatTTAATCTCGGATGATGTCTAAACTTCATATGAAACAGGCTTCATGAAATTTGTATCGAGGCGAAAACAGTCTTGCTGAACTTGAACCACGAACAAATCCAGAACTCGCCATTCcgaaaaaatctataaaagaaACACTTTATttgattgaataaatattgaaccgaaacaatatttgtattaaaagtaaaaaaatcatCTCGTCTTAAGAATAACTTCTTCtgttatttcataatatagaataataGTATATTATTGAAGCTTGCGttaataacagaaaaaaaCCTCATCTAGTATTTCCATATGAATAAGAGTGGCAAGCCCTTCATTCAACCATAAGTGAGACCACCACGATGGTGAGATTCCAATATTTATCATCTGATATATCATTGCACGCGCTACTATGCGagctatttctcttttctgaaCACTAGTACctgtttctttattataagaaagaagtgattctctaaaatataatatttaatatattactatacattttatagaatatattactatatacatgtgtatatatcatataaacaTGTTAGAATTTGGTAATGTTATGTATAAAGtcaaatgatatttaaatatgaaagttTATCAGcaataagaaatgaaaatgtcCACGTTTCTTTATTTTGAACTTCATGTTGCTAATATAGTAAAATGttcatttatacatttttttctgattCAATAGAAAtgctattaaattttacattattaaaatataaaattaatgaaattcttATCATTGTCCAGATACTTATAAATGATGAGCTTCTGTTTCCCGATGACATCAAATGGGATAGCCATAGGAAATGCATATTGATTTATAAACACTCTTTTAGGAATTTTCCTGTACCACGTAGAGTTTTGAAGCTTAAGAGTCACGTTTCCTGCAAATTCCATATATTTTCCCACGCTAGGTCTACTCGCTATCAGACTAAATATACTTATTGGTTCGTCGGTATAGGATATACTGTATGGCATATGCCGATAAGTGAGAGATAGAAGCTTTAAATCAGTTAGCACAAACATCATTTGGTAAGTAGATATTGCATTTGTAGTGACAACAGTTGTCCGGATCCACTCTTGTTTATAATCATTGTGTGTATATGTTTCCTTTATACACACATCTGGACAGATCATATATCCGTGTGAATGAGTAAATATAATTCGAAATGTTGTTTTAAATTCCGGCTCGTCCCAACATGGAAACAATTGTCGAGTTTCAATAGATTGAATATTTGTTGCCAATAATGTGTTCCTATTTTAAGGACATTcctaatataatttacattatctaaataatattttaaataaacttatCAAGTGGAGGCAagcgtaatgctttatttaaaGCACAACGGTTAGCATGTTTTAGTGTTACGTGTTATcatagataaataattttgaggGACCTTGTCTaatgttttacatattaatgttaattcaaACAGTAGATAGTctctcaaaattatttattactctataacacgtaataattattattgtatattaatgtgtattttacattaatgtatattaaggtattatattttaatacgataagtatttataatattaactcACTGTCGTCTTGCTTCAGGTgggaatacaattttaataaaataacctTCTTCTATGCCTTTACTAATATTTGTCTCGTATGAGATGGACAAGGAGTAATGTCCAGGAGATAGCTGCTGATTGAAATAGAGGTTTAGAATGTTCTCCTCCCCGTATCCGATAGTCCCTGGAATATATTCGTCAGCTGTAAGTTCATCTACGCTATTATTCTTCATACTCAATTTtatcatatcatattttattagctTTTCGGTTCTTTCCGGTACGGGACTATGTAACCTAATATTTGATGTTGGTTcgaaaatttcaatatcaatttcgcatTTGCCACGTAAAGAATACAGCAATTTAGAAAATTCTATGTTGATAGTATAGTGCCGCGGCTGTACATCTTTTGGTAAACGATAACCAAGTTTTTCATGTGGTTTAATTTTGGTAGACCGATCTTTCGCTTGCATACATGTTATCACAGTAGTGAACATTATACTACTTAGAAATAGTTGAAGGAATGAGATGCGAAATTTTCTTCCAAATATCTGTAACAACATTTCGTCAtccgaaaaaattaaatgattataacaTATCGTGTACATCCATAAAAAAACGTCCTTTTCTTTcctcaatttttctttttcagtaataaatcgtattattaataatgttaaaattatttcacaagATCTTCAAAAGTTTATTCCTTTTGTATGTCACATCTGATAGCGAGACAAATTTAAGCACAATGTATAATAACACTTTACGACAAAGAACTAAATTaccatttatttttcatatcaaaACATTGTGCTCTTCTACGTCTTTCCGGTATCTCTAACGTACATTATTTGCTCGTTATCACTATATCTTGTTTTATCtttgaaaatgaataaatgagaataaatatatattaattatttctgatGACTTACCAACATTGTGAAGTGTAAcgattttaatgtataaagtataaagtaaTCCGTACAATTACTTGTTATTGTCGTTAACAGCTCTCTATGTTGAAAACGTATCAATACACTGTCATCGTGGTTAGATCTTATCACGACCAAGGTATACGAATATATGAAATGACACAAGAAGtagaaagaatatataaacatgTTTACGGTTCACTCATATAAGAATTCTGTCAGCCATTGTATGCGTAGAGAATGTAAATAGATTTGAAAATACAATTGAAAAGTTCGCAATAACTTCTAAGTTATAACGGATTAGAATTTAATCATTAGATTATTATCGAGCGATACGTTAGGTACATcaaaaagttaaataaatctgaaacataatgtttcttcctttctccatAAGATGATTACCACATTCGTGTAGCGATTTATTGGACATTGTACAATATAGTGattacaatatattgcatacttTCCAAATCTTCTTCATGGATTACTTTATCAAAGAACCCATCTTTATGTAGACTTGATGtgcaaacatttataatacgCTACATAAATAACCATTTTCTTACATTGGTCCATTTAATTATTCgtattatctttatattattatctattatattctattatattttggcGAAATTATAAGCGCTTTCTCCGAACTGTTTGTCTAGCTCCATTAAGCCCGTGTCACACTACGCATTACGAACGCGGATCGGATTGAGATTGCGGATCGCAGATCGAAATTCAGCCAATCAAAACGAAGCTGCCTCGCCTTGATTGGCTGAATTGCGATCCGCAATCTCAATCCGATCCGCGTCCGCAATGCGTAGTGTGACACGGGCTTTAAAgttataaatcgttaatttattttaataaatttttaaatcattaatttgaTAATCGTTACAGTAAACAGATTAATTGTTCAACGGATGTCGATCTTCTATGGTTTCGTGACGTCGCAAACATCGTCGGCTCTGTCATGCATTGCAAATTCTAAAATTCGGTCAATTATTGCGACTTTAAAGTATTTTGTCGTGTGCAAACTTTCCGATCATTATCGTTCGCAGTACGGCCTGTCTgctaaattttcaataaatctaTTGTTATATCaagcatataattttattgtttttttttaaagcataaaagaatattttgtaataagatttttaaaatcacacgacgtaaaatttatttaggagatgttatacttaataaatttatttaagttatgtcttgcatttttctaagtcaaaaaaaaaaacagtgtTTTTAGTATAAAGATTTGTCTATGATTTGTTACCTTTTATCCATTTGAGCAAATGTTTCACTTTtcggtaaataaattttttctacaATTCTCGGATGCCAATCTTCATAAAAAGACGAACATAGCGAATATAGCGTAAAAACTTTCTTGTGGAAAAAGGTCTCACAACTTTATGGATAGGAGTTTTAATGAGGTGGGGAGATGTTATATGGGAGACTAACATGTGCTTTATCATCAAGCTATTGAACCGATGACAGACCTTAGAACTAAAATTTGTCACGAATTAGCATGAGTCATGAAGATCGCAATTGCACAAATAGTTGATAAAGGCTGAGGAAAACACTAGGGTGCATAGCGAAATAAACTGCAATCAATAATGCACGTAAATAAGGCGCATTGGCTCCTGCCTACACTCGATCACCCTATAACCCTTAATGCAACATGCAAAGATGGACTCATGCAAAACATGGAATAAAGAAATGACTCGTGAATTTTTTCCATATAAGCGAATAATGTGGCCTGTCGGTTCATGGCCAGTGGATTCTAGTAAAAACTTCGCGAAACTTCGCGCATTGTTTGTTACAGTCACACTGGTAAAACATCGAAATATTGCCTATAGTTCagtaacatgtaatatatactaACATGTGAAGTAAGATATCTCAATGCAATTTGTTGGTATCAAAGTTATTACATATATCGCAGTTATCGCGGGTTATcgttaaaaaaagtttttttatttaaaatgcgtaataacaaataaacatGCAAATATAAAGTGTTatgtagaaattaatatataacatattacatGATGCTTGCCAGTTTAGCATTTAGCATATTTTAAATGTCAACTATAAGGATAATATAATCAGAGTTGggaagtaacgcgttacttgTAACGTCGTTACAGTTACCGTTACTATTTTTCGGTAACGATCGTTACTTTTTGCTGTCtgtaacgataacgataacgtaGTTACATTTTTACAGTAACGGTAACGAATTTAACCGTtacttttatcgttattttaatttttatctctacTCAATAAATCAGCAGAATGAACGCACAGATTCCACTCAGGCAACAGCTCTTTACTTTCAGTTCTTTTCATTAGTTACTAATtaagttctttttattacttattaattttagtgTTATCATTTTAAGTAAAACAATGTGCAATTATAAGTGCAAGAGTTTCGCAAaaccaatttattattattaaaataatatatatacatatatgtatatatgaataaaatgttaacatatatacacaggcgaaacatttgtgttaaatttaacagatatcacatgtcccaaacggtccacatacatttttgtgttaatttaacataataaggatatgttaaatggtgacactaatattatgttaatattttaacccaaaatgaatgcaaactgcgaagtaatttgaaataaattttgtgtaaaatcaacatatttttaatgataaaattaactcgaaaaaaaagttatttttacatacatctttactctcaacatagttttctgtaaattttaacagataaaacttgtcactaataatacgaaacatatctattgtgtaaaataaaaactaggtgcacaatgtgtaatttttacactttttttagttgttttaaaaatttaacacttgacttgaattaacacaacagcaacatgttaacttaacacatgaatgtgttaaatatttaacacaacaatgttaaccggcatattttttaacaagaaaacacaaattttccaactgtgtaaaaataaaaataattacattttttaatcaagtacatattttatttaaatattttataaaaaagtaacgaatcgttatttttttaagtaacggtaacggtaacgagttactttttaaaattggtAACGAGTAACGAtaacgcgttactttttacgaaaaataacggtaacgcgttactttttTTAAGTAACGTTCCCAACactgaatataattaatatatcttttgcaACCGTCATTCACtcgtacatatacatataattacaattttctttccaAGAAAACACACAAgtcttaaatatatattttatctttgtttTATCTCGACAGGCACTCATGGTAGCGTATTTAAGCATGGAAATTGGTTACCACGACGGTGCTAATTTGAATCTAATCATTGACCATTTCACATTGATAACAATTGGCACTCTGaccattataaaaatatcaataatacgTTTGCATCGTGATGATTTATCGAAGTACATGTGTAACGCAGCCAGTGACTGGATATACGTTGCACAGCGAGATCATCGAGAAGTCATGCTTCGTTACGCTAATCTGGGGAGatttgtctttttctctcagaTGTGTTCTtcatatattgttattattccATTAATAGCTGAATCACTTTTATCATTTGTGACAATGTCTTCTTTGCAGAATATTACATTGAGCATGTCCGTGGAGGAGATGCGAGTCATAAAATTGCCTCACGATATGATCTGTCCGTTTAATGCACAGGTCGCGTGCTTCGGCATATGCATCGTTCAAGCTGTTCAACTGATCAGTCTAGCCACAGGGAACTGTGGAAGTGATGTGTTTCTATTCGGCATTTGCATGCACCTTTGTGGTCAACTGGAAATACTTGGTCTACAACTATCACGGTTCCACGAAGGAAAGGGAAACGATTCTTGGGGCAAGACTAAACTAGTCGCATTGATCGAAAGGCACTGTTTGCTTTTGAATTTAGCTAAGGACATTGTGGACACACTTGATATCATCTTGAGTGCTCAACTAATCTTCCAAGCTTCGCTCATATGTATAATaggtgaaaattaaaatactgataatttaaaaaagaataaaagtaataaatttcattaataaattaatattgatgaaattaatattgatttaatcgttatacaagaaataaa
This genomic interval carries:
- the LOC105285020 gene encoding endoplasmic reticulum aminopeptidase 1 isoform X1, producing MFIYSFYFLCHFIYSYTLVVIRSNHDDSVLIRFQHRELLTTITSNCTDYFILYTLKSLHFTMLIFGRKFRISFLQLFLSSIMFTTVITCMQAKDRSTKIKPHEKLGYRLPKDVQPRHYTINIEFSKLLYSLRGKCEIDIEIFEPTSNIRLHSPVPERTEKLIKYDMIKLSMKNNSVDELTADEYIPGTIGYGEENILNLYFNQQLSPGHYSLSISYETNISKGIEEGYFIKIVFPPEARRQNTLLATNIQSIETRQLFPCWDEPEFKTTFRIIFTHSHGYMICPDVCIKETYTHNDYKQEWIRTTVVTTNAISTYQMMFVLTDLKLLSLTYRHMPYSISYTDEPISIFSLIASRPSVGKYMEFAGNVTLKLQNSTWYRKIPKRVFINQYAFPMAIPFDVIGKQKLIIYKYLDNDKNFINFIF
- the LOC105285020 gene encoding endoplasmic reticulum aminopeptidase 1 isoform X2, translating into MFIYSFYFLCHFIYSYTLVVIRSNHDDSVLIRFQHRELLTTITSNCTDYFILYTLKSLHFTMLIFGRKFRISFLQLFLSSIMFTTVITCMQAKDRSTKIKPHEKLGYRLPKDVQPRHYTINIEFSKLLYSLRGKCEIDIEIFEPTSNIRLHSPVPERTEKLIKYDMIKLSMKNNSVDELTADEYIPGTIGYGEENILNLYFNQQLSPGHYSLSISYETNISKGIEEGYFIKIVFPPEARRQNTLLATNIQSIETRQLFPCWDEPEFKTTFRIIFTHSHGYMICPDVCIKETYTHNDYKQEWIRTTVVTTNAISTYQMMKRDS
- the LOC113561504 gene encoding odorant receptor 33b-like isoform X1, which gives rise to MQHAKMDSCKTWNKEMTREFFPYKRIMWPVGSWPVDSSKNFAKLRALFVTVTLALMVAYLSMEIGYHDGANLNLIIDHFTLITIGTLTIIKISIIRLHRDDLSKYMCNAASDWIYVAQRDHREVMLRYANLGRFVFFSQMCSSYIVIIPLIAESLLSFVTMSSLQNITLSMSVEEMRVIKLPHDMICPFNAQVACFGICIVQAVQLISLATGNCGSDVFLFGICMHLCGQLEILGLQLSRFHEGKGNDSWGKTKLVALIERHCLLLNLAKDIVDTLDIILSAQLIFQASLICIIGLQFIVSLAISDFFLVVRSILSFGILMIQLFLYTYVGEILSLRTQAISTAIYLSKWYDLPINITRDICFIMFRATYPVYIRVGKFYNMDLNTFKTILKASASYFSVLRIMFTQY
- the LOC113561504 gene encoding odorant receptor 33b-like isoform X2; translation: MVAYLSMEIGYHDGANLNLIIDHFTLITIGTLTIIKISIIRLHRDDLSKYMCNAASDWIYVAQRDHREVMLRYANLGRFVFFSQMCSSYIVIIPLIAESLLSFVTMSSLQNITLSMSVEEMRVIKLPHDMICPFNAQVACFGICIVQAVQLISLATGNCGSDVFLFGICMHLCGQLEILGLQLSRFHEGKGNDSWGKTKLVALIERHCLLLNLAKDIVDTLDIILSAQLIFQASLICIIGLQFIVSLAISDFFLVVRSILSFGILMIQLFLYTYVGEILSLRTQAISTAIYLSKWYDLPINITRDICFIMFRATYPVYIRVGKFYNMDLNTFKTILKASASYFSVLRIMFTQY